One segment of Drosophila ananassae strain 14024-0371.13 chromosome 3R, ASM1763931v2, whole genome shotgun sequence DNA contains the following:
- the LOC6498330 gene encoding uncharacterized protein LOC6498330, translated as MIEMINEPIPEVDMLKVATNADVQRRAILGFAPRIGMVIVDYDDLDRIDNFYLQCQKYRDYYRDPHHKMHKPTRFRQHQGKCGIRLDRSVEELTQPIRWVEERKPVVYPEVRSASMRLGVPLMPQILGRYDKCTSMAYKR; from the coding sequence ATGATTGAAATGATTAACGAACCCATACCCGAGGTGGATATGTTGAAAGTGGCGACAAACGCAGATGTACAGCGTAGGGCTATTCTCGGCTTTGCCCCACGGATCGGAATGGTCATTGTCGACTACGATGATCTGGACAGGATCGACAACTTCTATTTGCAGTGCCAGAAGTATCGGGACTACTATCGCGATCCACACCACAAAATGCACAAGCCCACTCGCTTCCGGCAACACCAGGGCAAGTGTGGCATTAGACTGGACCGGAGTGTAGAGGAACTGACCCAGCCGATCCGTTGGGTTGAGGAACGCAAGCCTGTGGTCTATCCAGAGGTCAGGAGTGCCAGCATGCGgcttggcgttccgttaatGCCCCAAATTCTAGGTCGCTACGACAAATGCACCTCCATGGCCTACAAACGCTAA